The following proteins are co-located in the Dioscorea cayenensis subsp. rotundata cultivar TDr96_F1 unplaced genomic scaffold, TDr96_F1_v2_PseudoChromosome.rev07_lg8_w22 25.fasta BLBR01000457.1, whole genome shotgun sequence genome:
- the LOC120254447 gene encoding uncharacterized protein LOC120254447: MTTWDFHLNLFDRLEKKFTIEDVLARWGNLLGANSERPPGSLPSNTENNPREHLKAITLRSGKQVEARAEEGSSTKHNGVAAREDPKPSESELEGVKEKQDEGTIQLPTPRIPEYKPVIPYPARLRQDKDEAQFKKFLNVFKQLHINIPLVEALTQMPKYAKFMKDLLTNKRKFEELETVALPQNCSAMIQRKLPEKLNNSRSFIIPWVIGEGMQEKALADSGASINVMPYKLFLKLVLEDMRPTRMMIQLADRSIKKPRGVVEDVLVRVDKLIIPVDFIILDVDDDVEVPLILGRPFLNTAGAPH; the protein is encoded by the exons ATGACCACGTGGGACTTCCACCTCAACCTCTTCGACAGACTCGAGAAGAAGTTCACCATCGAAGATGTGTTAGCAAG GTGGGGCAACTTGCTAGGGGCAAACTCTGAGCGACCACCGGGTAGCTTACCTAGTAACACTGAAAATAATCCAAGGGAGCATTTGAAAGCCATCACTCTCAGGAGCGGGAAGCAGGTTGAAGCACGAGCCGAGGAGGGCTCAAGCACTAAACATAATGGGGTAGCCGCACGGGAAGACCCTAAGCCATCTGAGAGTGAACTTGAAGGGGTAaaggaaaaacaagatgaaggaACCATTCAACTACCAACACCAAGGATACCCGAGTACAAGCCGGTGATCCCCTATCCGGCTAGGCTGAGGCAAGATAAGGACGAggctcaattcaagaaattcctcaatgtattcaagcagttgcacataaaTATCCCTCTTGTTGAAGCGTTAACTCAgatgcccaagtatgcaaagtttatgAAAGACCTGCTGActaataagagaaaatttgagGAATTAGAAACAGTTGCACTACCACAGAACTGCTCTGCAATGATTCAGAGGAAGCTCCctgagaaattgaacaattctcggagtttcattattccatggGTGATTGGGGAAGGCATGCAAGAAAAAGCCTTAGCAGACTctggggctagcatcaatgtaaTGCCTTACAAGCTGTTTTTAAAATTGGTATTAGAAGACATGAGGCCCACAAGGATGATGATACAACTTGCAGATCGTTCTATCAAGAAGCCCCGCGGTGTTGTTGAGGATGTGCTAGTTAGAGTAGACAAGCTCATTATCCCTGTGGATTTCATTAttcttgatgtggatgatgatgttgaagtcccATTGATCCTCGGGCGAC